One window of Pungitius pungitius unplaced genomic scaffold, fPunPun2.1 scaffold_48, whole genome shotgun sequence genomic DNA carries:
- the LOC119199511 gene encoding uncharacterized protein LOC119199511 isoform X1, translating to MTRRRVDLLEHCRSRSGAKNPLLSILNRERMALRKVLSSKPQTPYFKPPAIHICVVALKDQHRVTRWDFQDGRAVAAVTKANAVMAISDGHSVAKVTLYEDLKAQVQEGASYVVRGYNLRGNSPPYAFNVSRETEFFRSSALVIDEKLQNEALRLINPRSPLTPLSTCRESAGLVTVEGEVVEVSNFPFNGTAIYIANVGCCCKIKSVSPPDCSYENINTQIHCVQVSELKEVVVARDRVPLQNITLKQGETKVPVSLWRETALHCCEIGNVLRVSHLRGSESNYGFRLQTTVESAIEAVSSTAAEEVGVYGATPARGAPGSLKVLLEDDRTLFIEESKWLPIAAIMEAPPLPVKITVKGNTIVAIEAMRKEE from the exons ATGACGAGGCGGCGCGTGGACCTTCTAGAACATTGTCGGAGCCGCAGCGGCGCGAAAAATCCACTGCTGTCCATCCTGAACCGAGAAAG aatggcGTTAAGAAAAGTTCTTTCGTCGAAGCCCCAAACCCCTTACTTTAAGCCCCCGGCAATACACATTTGTGTGGTTGCACTGAAGGACCAGCATAGGGTCACGAGGTGGGACTTCCAGGACGGCAGAGCGGTGGCGGCCGTCACAAAAGCTAATGCCGTCATGGCCATCAGCGACGGGCACTCCGTGGCCAAAGTGACCCTGTATGAAGACCTGAAGGCCCAAGTTCAAGAGGGTGCTTCCTACGTGGTTCGTGGCTATAACCTGAGGGGCAATTCCCCTCCATATGCCTTTAATGTCTCAAGGGAGACAGAATTCTTTCGAAGCAGCGCCCTCGTCATCGACGAGAAATTACAAAACGAGGCCTTGAGGCTGATCaatcctcgctcgcccctgacccccctcagcacctgcagggaatctgctggtctggtcacggtggaaggggaggtggtCGAGGTAAGTAACTTTCCGTTTAACGGGACTGCGATATATATAGCCAatgtaggttgttgctgtaaaatTAAGAGTGTAAGTCCGCCGGACTGCAGCTATGAGAACATTAACACCCAAATCCACTGTGTTCAGgtgtctgagctgaaggaggtggtggtggcgagGGACCGCGTGCCACTGCAAAACATCACGTTGAAGCAG ggggaaacaaaggtGCCCGTGTCCCTCTGGAGGGAAACCGCCCTCCACTGCTGTGAGATCGGGAACGTCCTGAGAGTGTCCCACCTGAGAGGGTCGGAGTCCAATTATGGATTCCGGCTCCAAACAACGGTGGAGTCAGCAATTGAG GCGGTCAGTTCCAcggcagcggaggaggttgGAGTTTACGGGGCAACACCGGCACGCGGGGCTCCCGGAAGCCTAAAAGTGCTCCTGGAGGACGACAGGACGCTGTTCATCGAGGAGAGCAAGTGGCTGCCAATAGCTGCCATAATGGAAGCGCCACCCTTACCGGTCAAAATAACCGTTAAAGGCAACACCattgtcgccattgaagccatgcggaaggaggagtag
- the LOC119199511 gene encoding uncharacterized protein LOC119199511 isoform X2 translates to MTRRRVDLLEHCRSRSGAKNPLLSILNRERMALRKVLSSKPQTPYFKPPAIHICVVALKDQHRVTRWDFQDGRAVAAVTKANAVMAISDGHSVAKVTLYEDLKAQVQEGASYVVRGYNLRGNSPPYAFNVSRETEFFRSSALVIDEKLQNEALRLINPRSPLTPLSTCRESAGLVTVEGEVVEVSELKEVVVARDRVPLQNITLKQGETKVPVSLWRETALHCCEIGNVLRVSHLRGSESNYGFRLQTTVESAIEAVSSTAAEEVGVYGATPARGAPGSLKVLLEDDRTLFIEESKWLPIAAIMEAPPLPVKITVKGNTIVAIEAMRKEE, encoded by the exons ATGACGAGGCGGCGCGTGGACCTTCTAGAACATTGTCGGAGCCGCAGCGGCGCGAAAAATCCACTGCTGTCCATCCTGAACCGAGAAAG aatggcGTTAAGAAAAGTTCTTTCGTCGAAGCCCCAAACCCCTTACTTTAAGCCCCCGGCAATACACATTTGTGTGGTTGCACTGAAGGACCAGCATAGGGTCACGAGGTGGGACTTCCAGGACGGCAGAGCGGTGGCGGCCGTCACAAAAGCTAATGCCGTCATGGCCATCAGCGACGGGCACTCCGTGGCCAAAGTGACCCTGTATGAAGACCTGAAGGCCCAAGTTCAAGAGGGTGCTTCCTACGTGGTTCGTGGCTATAACCTGAGGGGCAATTCCCCTCCATATGCCTTTAATGTCTCAAGGGAGACAGAATTCTTTCGAAGCAGCGCCCTCGTCATCGACGAGAAATTACAAAACGAGGCCTTGAGGCTGATCaatcctcgctcgcccctgacccccctcagcacctgcagggaatctgctggtctggtcacggtggaaggggaggtggtCGAG gtgtctgagctgaaggaggtggtggtggcgagGGACCGCGTGCCACTGCAAAACATCACGTTGAAGCAG ggggaaacaaaggtGCCCGTGTCCCTCTGGAGGGAAACCGCCCTCCACTGCTGTGAGATCGGGAACGTCCTGAGAGTGTCCCACCTGAGAGGGTCGGAGTCCAATTATGGATTCCGGCTCCAAACAACGGTGGAGTCAGCAATTGAG GCGGTCAGTTCCAcggcagcggaggaggttgGAGTTTACGGGGCAACACCGGCACGCGGGGCTCCCGGAAGCCTAAAAGTGCTCCTGGAGGACGACAGGACGCTGTTCATCGAGGAGAGCAAGTGGCTGCCAATAGCTGCCATAATGGAAGCGCCACCCTTACCGGTCAAAATAACCGTTAAAGGCAACACCattgtcgccattgaagccatgcggaaggaggagtag